The Saimiri boliviensis isolate mSaiBol1 chromosome 19, mSaiBol1.pri, whole genome shotgun sequence genome contains the following window.
ttgagacggagtttcgctcttgttacccaggctggagtgcaatggcgcgatctcggctcaccgcaacctccgcctcctgggttcgggcaattctcctgcctcagcctcctgagtagctgggactacaggcacgcgccaccatgcctagctacttttttgtatttttagtagagacagggtttcaccatgttgaccaggatggtctcgatctcttgacctcgtgatccatacacctcagcctcccaaagtgctgggattacaggctcgagccaccgcgcccggccgtctgctctttatttttaatttttgtttttatttgagacagagcctcacactcacccaggttggagtgcagtggtgcaacctcggctcactgcaacctctgcctcacgggttcaaactattctcctgtctcagcctcctgagcagctggaactacaggtgcccacaaccacgtcttgctaatttttgtatttttaatagagacagggtttcaccatgttggccaggctggtctaaaactcctctgatctgcccacctcggcctcttaataaagtgctggaattactggcatgagccaccatgcctgacctgtttctgctctttaaaaaacttgttggctgggcccagtggctcacacttataatcctagcactttgggaggctgaagcaggtggatcacaaggtcaggagtttgagaccagccttgccaacacggtgaaatcccatctctactaaaaatacaaaatttagatgAACGTggtcatctgtaatcccagctactcggaaggctgagacagaagaattgcttgaaccgggaggcagaggttgcagtaagccgagattatgctcctgcactctagcctgggcaacagagcaagactccatctaaaaaaaaaattgttatgatTATTGCTCAACTTTTgccctctttctctgtttcttgctATCTGCCTCTCTACTTACAAATCCTTGCTTTCCCTCTCTAATCTCCGCAAGTTCTACGCCTGGGTAACTCGGCAGATGCCCTTGAGTCAGCCAAAAGAGCTGTTCACCTGTCAGACGTTGTCCTGAGATTCTGCATCACTGTTAGTCACCTCAATCGAGCCTTGTACTTTGCCTGTGACAATGTCCTGTGGGCTGGAAAGTCTGGACTGGCTCCTCGTGTGGATCAGGAGAAATGGGCTCAGCGTTCATTCAGGTTTGATATCCTTTTCTCTCCTACAAGATTTTTTTGTAGCCTCTATATTACATAGCTTGTCTTATATAAGGGAAAGATCTCTTAGGATCTTCCCAGAGTATATAAGTCTTGATCAGTCACTTGACTTCCAATCTTCACTTAGATCTTAAACTATCAGAGAATAACAAATGGGGGCAGATGGAAGACAGATGCTTTTCCATAATGAATGACTAATTTGTGCAAGGTAAGATATTATATGACTTGTGCTTCTGTCTATCTGTACCACAGATTATTCCCCCTCACTACctgcttattcattcattacaaaaatatttattagatgcTTACTGTGGGGCAGGGGATAAAGGAAAGTGCTTAAACGATAATGTGCCTGCTCCCATGAAGCTTCCAGTTTAGTGGGGGAGTTAGATACTACAACAAATAACTTCTCATATATATTTGTGGAAAAGTGTACAGTGTTATGAAAGAATATAACAAGGGGAGCTAATTTAGattgaaaaatcaggaaaaattcTTTGAGAAAGTAATATTTTAGTTCAGACCTGATTTCTGAGTAGGAGAAGTTAAACAAAGTCAACAGTAACAGAAAAGATATTTCCAAACAGAGAAAATAGCACATTCTAAGTAAGGCTTTGAACCAAGAAAGACTTCAGGgaattagagaaagagaaagccagtGTGATGGACAGTATTGAGTCCATAAGTTCAAATTTGAGAGATAGACAAGTGTGAGATCATTCATACACGGGCTTTTAGGCAAtgttcatgtttattttatttaaattttattctacaATGGGACATTATTAAAGGATTCTGAGCAGGGAAATAACATGATTCAAATTGTGTTTAAAGGACATCTCTTTCTGAGATGTTGAAAATGGactgtagctgggtgtggtggctcatgactataaacccagaactttgggaggccgaggcgggcggataacctgaggtcaggagttcgaaaccagcctgaccaacgtggagaaaccccgtctctactgaaaatacaaaatgagctgggtgtcatggcgcatgcctgtaattccagctacttgggaggataaggcaggagaattgcttgaactccggagatggaggttgcagtaagccgagatcctgccattgcactccagcctgggcaacaagagtgaaactctgtctcaaaaaaaaaaaaaaaaagacagacagacaatggATTGCAATGGGGGCAAGGGAGGAGGAGATGCCCTAATATGAGCAAGAGATGATGTTAGCTTGGGCAAAGGAGGTAGCCGACAATAAAGGTAGAAAGAAATATGATTTGGGAGTAAAATTCTTAACATAttatctgtatttgtttttgttttcctacgATTGTCTTTGTACTTTTTCATCAGATTAGCTTCTTTCCGTCTCCATTTCTGTCTtgcttttctcttcatctttctcaGTGATAAACAACTTTTATCACTGAGATAACGTGTGATAACATTTATAACATGGCTCATGAGGTACGAGGGGTGGGAGCGGAGGCGTGGCTGAAGCAGTGTGGAAAAGCAGCTCCCTAAAAGagtatatatgttttttctttttttttgagacggagtttcgctcttgttgcccaggctggagtgcaatggcgcgatctcggctcaccgcaacctccgcctcctgggttcaagcaattctcctgcctctgcctcctgagtagctgggattacaggcacgcgccaccatgcccagctaattttttgtattttgagtagagacggggtttcaccatgttgaccaggatggtctcgatctctcgacctcgtgatccacccgcctcggcctcccaaagtgctgggattacaggcgtgagccaccgcgcccagcaggagGACATTTCTAATAGGGGTAATAGCATTCACTTCACTTCTGGTGATCTAATACGTAATCTCTTTGtgcttcaggaaaagaaaatgctaacatGTGGCGTTGGGTGTGTGAAGTCGGCGCACATGTCCTTACTGACCCTCTTGCTCTGTGTGTCAGGTACTATTTGTTCTCCCTCATCATGAATTTGAGCCGTGATGCTTATGAAATTCGCCTACTGATGGAACAAGAAGCTTCAGCTTGTAGCCGGCGGCCGAAAGGTTCCGCAGGAGGAGTCCCAGGAGGAATTGAAACTGGGGGACTTGGGGGACCAGGGACCCCAGGAGGAGGTCTGCCCCACCTGGCTCTGAAACTTCGGCTCCAAGTCCTGCTCCTGGCTCGAGTCCTTAGAGGCCACCCCCCACTTCTGCTGGATGTGGTCAGAAATGCCTGTGATCTCTTCATTCCACTGGACAAACTGGGCCTCTGGCGTTGTGGCCCTGGGATCGTGGGGCTCTGTGGCCTCCTGTCCTCCATCCTGTCTATTCTCACCCTAATCTATCCCTGGCTACGACTCAAGCCCTGACTTTGAGCTACAGGCTAAGGAGGGGACCTAAATTGGTGAGATGGAATCTTAGATCGTCCCTCGTGTGCCAGCCTCCTTCTAATTCtacttaaaaagctaaaattagaAATTCAGGGATTTGGGGTGGAGGAAGAGCTTTGGGGAAGATGAGGCGAGGAAAGGTGACTATGAAGTTAATAGGAGGACTCTAATTTCTAGATATGCCTGGgcttctctgttcttttcctctttcattgTCTATGTCTCTCTTGAATGTATTTACTTTGTGCCTTTTAAGTCTGTTTAAGATTCTGTGTCTAtgcatctgtctttttttttttttttttttttttttaaccttctcatTCTATCCAGAGACTTAATCAGCAGAATTACTTTTTTAGGGGAAGTATGAGATTTGGTCTGTAAGGTTCTAACTGCCTTCTTTTTTCTCACAGAGGTGTCTTATGGCAGATTTTTCCCTCTTCACATTCCAAATCATAATTTTTAAGCCTTGATGTGCCAGTGGACTCTTCCCTCATATCTCTGCACCACAAGCTGTTTGctgtttcctcttccctcctcatGTCTACCTCACCAACCTGGCTCATGACTGGGCCCTTCTCCTTCCTTGTACACATACCTTGCGATTTCTGCTGACACCGATTTCAGAGCTTT
Protein-coding sequences here:
- the PEX11B gene encoding peroxisomal membrane protein 11B, giving the protein MDAWVRFSAQSQARERLCRAAQYACSLLGHALQRHGASPELQKQIRQLEGHLSLGRKLLRLGNSADALESAKRAVHLSDVVLRFCITVSHLNRALYFACDNVLWAGKSGLAPRVDQEKWAQRSFRYYLFSLIMNLSRDAYEIRLLMEQEASACSRRPKGSAGGVPGGIETGGLGGPGTPGGGLPHLALKLRLQVLLLARVLRGHPPLLLDVVRNACDLFIPLDKLGLWRCGPGIVGLCGLLSSILSILTLIYPWLRLKP